Proteins from a genomic interval of Panthera uncia isolate 11264 chromosome C1 unlocalized genomic scaffold, Puncia_PCG_1.0 HiC_scaffold_4, whole genome shotgun sequence:
- the CC1H1orf146 gene encoding protein SPO16 homolog, whose product MAENGTKEKIKWTTTIIISSSLKSCEVATALDRSHKIRYSDSVENGSIIFSLSGVAFLLMDAKECFTSAEEIFLAKIEKFTNIHQNSFLVLSAAFHGPEEWKLMFRIQQRFLGSNLRILPVHNTVDVINLMCTIAKMASKPYIDNICYRMVTTEAYIIEQSPVWKTLQKLKLSSDSFNPN is encoded by the exons ATGGCTGAAAatggcacaaaagaaaaaataaaatggacaaccACCATTATTATTAGCTCATCTCTTAAG agttgtGAAGTTGCAACTGCCCTAGATCGAAGCCACAAGATTCGGTATTCAGATTCAGTGGAAAATGGATcaattatcttttctctttctg GAGTTGCATTTTTATTGATGGATGCTAAAGAATGCTTTACATCAGCTGAAGAAATATTTCTAGCCAAAATTGAGAAGTTTACTAATATTCACCAAAATAGCTTTTTGGTTCTGTCTGCTGCCTTCCATGGGCCTGAGGAATGGAAACTGATGTTCAGGATTCAGCAGAG attcctGGGTAGTAACTTACGGATACTTCCAGTACACAACACAGTAGATGTTATTAATCTTATGTGCACTATAGCTAAG ATGGCCTCCAAACCATACATAGATAACATCTGCTATAGAATGGTAACAACTGAGGCTTACATCATTGAGCAAAGTCCTGTTTGGAAAACACTTCAAAAGTTAAAACTGAGTAGTGATTCATTTAACCCAAACTAG